A single Deltaproteobacteria bacterium DNA region contains:
- a CDS encoding penicillin-binding protein activator: protein MRRRRFLPLVVSAVLLALSAAGCAPRKKVPHMPPVAPPPGARKAMPLAMAKEADGLFAQEKFREAAELYERVIQNFPQSPILNEIRWRLALCYHRLGDAARTERTLRDLVGLDLPVPRKVKVLSLMAESHRDLKRPLEALRWYLAALRTAEADQLKAEVRGRIRKLLSEDTTETELREVSYIYPRTYPAGYAKFLLAQRLFRAGRIESSRKLLSEVLRFYGEEDFSPEVEAFLGELEQFVPDQYVLGCILPLSGRGASLSGEPSLRGLELAVHAFEPDYNDLNLRLVIKDSRASPGRAAEAVEELVREEGVLAIIGPLFRGTSEAAAAKAQELRVPLITLTTKEDIAQQGDFIFRNGLSYTLQIRLLVTYAMEGQGLRRFAVFYPEDGYGKALSSLFIDEVYRQGGEVVALESYQDTQMDFGREIKRMVKIEEKESTGRGQQTYYRPVIQFDAIFIPDQADRIALIAPQLAFYNVYGVTLLGTNAWHNQELLEKAGRFIQGALLVDGFFGESQSPGVVDFVDRYRGTFSEDPTILAAQAYDAAAIVISLLEDHPILSREAMRDELLQARNFSGVSGFRGFDATGNAKKSPFLLTVQGNAFNEVPSHLVEEIGQD from the coding sequence ATGAGGAGAAGACGCTTCCTGCCCCTGGTTGTCTCTGCGGTGCTCCTCGCCCTCTCTGCGGCGGGCTGTGCACCGAGGAAAAAGGTACCACACATGCCTCCTGTCGCCCCGCCTCCTGGTGCCAGAAAAGCCATGCCTCTGGCCATGGCCAAGGAGGCCGACGGGCTCTTCGCTCAGGAGAAGTTCCGGGAAGCGGCTGAGCTGTATGAGCGGGTAATTCAGAATTTTCCCCAGAGCCCGATCCTGAACGAGATCCGCTGGCGTCTGGCCCTCTGCTACCATCGTCTGGGCGATGCTGCACGAACCGAGCGAACCTTGAGGGATCTGGTGGGTCTCGATCTGCCAGTACCCAGAAAGGTGAAGGTTCTCTCCCTCATGGCTGAAAGCCATCGCGATTTGAAGAGACCCCTGGAAGCACTGAGGTGGTATCTTGCGGCTCTCAGGACCGCCGAGGCAGACCAACTCAAGGCAGAGGTCCGGGGGAGAATCCGAAAACTCCTGTCGGAAGATACTACGGAAACCGAACTCAGAGAGGTCTCTTATATATACCCCCGCACCTACCCCGCGGGGTACGCCAAATTCCTCCTCGCCCAGCGTCTCTTTAGGGCAGGAAGGATCGAGTCCAGCCGAAAACTGCTCTCCGAGGTTCTCCGCTTTTATGGCGAGGAGGATTTTTCCCCGGAGGTCGAGGCTTTTCTCGGAGAGCTCGAACAGTTCGTTCCGGATCAGTATGTCCTGGGGTGCATCCTCCCTCTAAGCGGGCGAGGAGCTTCCCTCTCCGGCGAACCCTCTCTGCGGGGACTCGAGCTTGCCGTTCACGCCTTTGAACCCGATTACAATGATCTCAATCTCCGCCTCGTTATCAAGGATTCCCGCGCCTCCCCTGGAAGGGCGGCAGAAGCCGTGGAGGAGCTTGTACGGGAGGAAGGTGTTCTCGCCATCATAGGTCCCCTTTTCCGCGGTACCTCCGAGGCTGCGGCGGCCAAGGCCCAGGAGCTCAGGGTTCCTCTTATAACGCTGACCACAAAAGAAGATATAGCCCAACAGGGTGACTTCATTTTCAGGAACGGCCTGTCCTACACCCTCCAGATCCGGCTGCTGGTGACCTATGCCATGGAGGGTCAGGGATTGCGGCGGTTTGCTGTCTTCTACCCGGAAGACGGTTACGGCAAGGCGCTGAGCAGCCTTTTCATCGACGAGGTCTACCGCCAGGGAGGAGAGGTGGTGGCCCTGGAGAGCTATCAGGATACCCAGATGGATTTCGGCCGTGAGATCAAGCGGATGGTCAAGATCGAAGAAAAGGAGTCCACCGGAAGGGGGCAACAGACATACTACCGTCCCGTAATCCAATTCGACGCCATTTTCATACCCGATCAGGCGGATCGAATCGCCCTGATCGCTCCCCAGTTGGCTTTCTACAACGTCTACGGCGTGACGCTTCTCGGGACAAACGCGTGGCACAACCAGGAGTTGCTGGAAAAGGCTGGCAGATTCATTCAAGGAGCGCTACTGGTGGACGGTTTCTTCGGAGAAAGCCAGTCTCCTGGTGTGGTCGATTTTGTGGACCGATACCGGGGAACATTCTCAGAAGATCCAACCATTCTGGCTGCTCAGGCTTATGACGCCGCAGCAATCGTCATAAGCCTCCTGGAGGACCACCCCATTCTCTCCAGGGAGGCGATGCGGGACGAACTCCTTCAGGCCCGAAATTTCTCCGGGGTCTCCGGTTTCAGGGGGTTTGACGCCACGGGGAATGCCAAGAAGAGTCCCTTCCTTCTCACGGTCCAGGGAAATGCCTTTAATGAGGTGCCATCACATCTAGTGGAGGAGATCGGCCAGGACTAG
- a CDS encoding phospholipase has product MRILVSLCLALVLLLPAAGLPGHSREKAAVRLLEDTRFFPVLADHIEKATREIVVSMFLFKTKPGPPNRANSILEDLIIARKRGVRVSVLLERTARDKDSLNRVNLVTSRRLRQHGIHVVLDSPERTTHTKTIVIDRRFVFIGSHNLTQSALSYNHELSVLIDDPALAEEVIRYVKRITAECPN; this is encoded by the coding sequence TTGAGAATCCTTGTTTCCCTCTGCCTTGCCCTTGTCCTGCTTCTTCCTGCAGCAGGTCTTCCCGGCCACAGCCGGGAGAAGGCTGCGGTCAGGCTTCTCGAGGACACCCGGTTCTTCCCCGTTCTGGCTGACCATATCGAAAAGGCGACCCGGGAGATCGTCGTTTCTATGTTCCTATTCAAGACAAAGCCGGGCCCCCCGAATCGCGCCAACTCGATTCTCGAGGACCTCATAATTGCGCGTAAGAGGGGGGTGAGAGTCTCCGTGCTGTTGGAGAGAACGGCCAGGGATAAGGATTCCCTGAATCGGGTGAATCTGGTCACCTCCAGGCGGCTGCGGCAGCACGGGATCCATGTCGTCCTCGATTCTCCTGAGAGAACCACACATACCAAGACTATCGTCATCGACAGGAGATTCGTCTTTATAGGTAGTCATAACCTCACCCAGAGCGCTCTCTCATACAACCACGAACTCTCGGTCCTGATCGACGACCCGGCTCTGGCAGAAGAGGTGATAAGGTATGTCAAGAGAATTACGGCCGAATGCCCGAATTGA
- the hpt gene encoding hypoxanthine phosphoribosyltransferase yields the protein MTSPQPRLLIDRKTIAEMVLDLAKRISQDYRGEDLVLVCVLKGAFVFLSDLIRALDIPVEIDFVRLASYGSKQVSSGNVRITKDIEIPIEDKHVLIVEDIVDTGHTLAHLIERLSPRHPRSVKICTLLDKEARREADIRVDYGGFKIEDRFVVGYGLDFDEKYRSLPDICYLEEPEP from the coding sequence ATGACATCCCCTCAGCCCAGACTCCTGATCGATAGAAAGACGATAGCCGAGATGGTTCTGGACCTGGCCAAGAGGATATCCCAGGACTACCGGGGGGAAGATCTGGTCCTTGTGTGCGTCCTTAAGGGTGCCTTTGTCTTTCTTTCGGATCTGATCCGGGCTTTGGATATACCAGTTGAAATCGACTTTGTTCGACTGGCTAGCTACGGATCGAAGCAGGTCTCCTCGGGGAATGTGAGAATCACCAAGGACATTGAAATCCCCATCGAGGACAAGCATGTTCTCATTGTCGAGGACATAGTCGATACAGGCCACACCCTGGCCCACCTGATAGAGAGACTCTCGCCCCGGCATCCCCGTTCGGTGAAGATCTGTACTCTTCTCGATAAGGAGGCCCGGAGGGAGGCCGACATAAGAGTCGACTACGGCGGGTTCAAAATAGAAGACCGCTTCGTCGTGGGCTACGGCCTCGACTTCGATGAGAAGTACAGGAGCCTGCCAGACATCTGCTACTTAGAGGAGCCGGAACCTTGA
- a CDS encoding cytochrome c biogenesis protein CcdA: METRSAHIRRVTVTHSLMFILGFSVVFVSLGATATYFGSLLANYQSWIMRIGGIIIILLGIHFTGLVRIPYLEMEKKFVLTQKPLGYVGSIIIGIVFAAGWTPCIGPILSTILLYAGTAKHLKEGVVLLVMYSLGLGLPFFLASLAINTFLLYFDWFKRYLRVVTIGSGCLLILIGVLFVTDRFMMLNMYLNMMIPSGGEGFLTADTRSLGLLIAFLAGFLSFVSPCVLPLIPSYLLYMTGLSFSELTRAE, translated from the coding sequence ATGGAAACGCGAAGTGCTCATATCCGCCGAGTAACGGTGACCCACTCCCTGATGTTCATCCTCGGGTTTTCGGTGGTCTTCGTGAGCCTTGGGGCAACGGCCACCTATTTCGGCAGTCTCCTGGCCAACTATCAATCGTGGATCATGAGGATAGGGGGAATCATAATCATCCTCCTCGGTATCCACTTTACGGGGCTTGTCCGGATTCCTTATCTGGAGATGGAAAAGAAATTCGTGCTCACCCAGAAGCCGCTCGGCTATGTGGGCTCTATCATCATCGGTATCGTCTTTGCGGCAGGCTGGACTCCCTGCATCGGGCCGATTCTTTCAACCATCCTTCTCTATGCGGGTACGGCAAAACATCTCAAGGAGGGGGTGGTTCTTCTGGTCATGTATTCTCTCGGGCTCGGCCTTCCCTTTTTCCTGGCCTCCCTCGCCATCAACACCTTTCTCCTCTATTTCGATTGGTTCAAGAGATACCTCAGAGTCGTCACCATCGGGAGTGGCTGCTTGTTGATTCTGATCGGGGTGCTTTTCGTCACCGACCGCTTCATGATGCTCAACATGTACCTGAACATGATGATTCCTTCAGGCGGCGAGGGGTTTCTCACCGCTGACACCAGGAGCCTCGGCCTCTTGATCGCCTTCTTGGCCGGATTTCTCTCATTTGTAAGTCCCTGCGTTCTTCCCCTCATACCGTCTTATCTGTTGTACATGACAGGGCTCTCCTTTTCAGAACTCACCCGGGCCGAGTAA